In Exiguobacterium sibiricum 7-3, a genomic segment contains:
- a CDS encoding GTP-binding protein — translation MHPIPITVLSGYLGAGKTTVLNHLLNNRQGRKLAIIVNDMSEVNIDAVLIEQGGFSRTEESFVTLSNGCICCTLRDDLLLEVRRLVEQGNIDGIVIESSGISEPIPVAQTFTYLDEDSQIDLTETTKINAMVTVIDGYRFLKDFESGESLIERQQAVDETDVREVVDLLVDQIEFADIILLNKIDRLTMQEKHDVTGYLKALNPLAKLIETTHGQVDPSEILDVDLFDFEQAAASAGWIRELNAEEHVPETEEYGISSFVYKRDVPFHPERLLALIEAWPEEVVRAKGFLYLATRPEIALLFHQAGYASNMEYAGRFESVADRRTELVLIGIGFDQQALEVEFDACLVQEHETNWTSLNDPIPGRELYDMNFSK, via the coding sequence ATGCATCCGATCCCCATCACGGTCCTGTCCGGTTATCTTGGTGCCGGTAAGACAACTGTATTAAATCATTTATTAAACAACCGGCAAGGGCGCAAGCTTGCCATCATCGTCAACGATATGAGCGAAGTCAACATCGACGCCGTGTTGATCGAACAAGGCGGTTTTTCGCGGACGGAAGAATCATTCGTGACGTTATCGAACGGTTGCATCTGTTGTACGTTGCGGGACGATCTATTACTCGAAGTCCGACGGCTCGTCGAGCAGGGCAATATCGACGGCATCGTCATCGAATCGAGTGGCATTTCGGAACCGATTCCGGTTGCTCAGACGTTTACATACCTCGATGAAGACAGTCAGATTGATTTGACGGAGACGACAAAAATCAATGCGATGGTAACGGTCATCGACGGCTATCGATTCCTGAAAGACTTTGAGTCCGGTGAATCGTTGATTGAAAGGCAACAGGCGGTCGACGAGACGGATGTCCGGGAAGTCGTTGATCTCCTCGTCGATCAGATCGAGTTCGCCGATATCATTTTATTGAACAAAATCGACCGGTTGACCATGCAGGAAAAGCACGATGTCACCGGCTACTTAAAGGCACTCAATCCGCTTGCCAAACTGATCGAGACGACACATGGGCAGGTTGATCCGTCCGAGATTCTGGACGTTGATCTGTTTGATTTCGAACAGGCGGCAGCAAGCGCCGGCTGGATCCGCGAGCTGAATGCCGAGGAACACGTTCCGGAAACAGAAGAATACGGGATCAGTTCGTTTGTCTACAAGCGCGATGTTCCGTTTCATCCAGAACGGTTGTTGGCCTTGATTGAGGCGTGGCCGGAAGAAGTCGTTCGTGCCAAAGGCTTCTTGTATCTTGCGACCCGCCCGGAAATCGCTTTGTTGTTCCATCAGGCGGGATATGCCTCGAATATGGAATATGCCGGACGCTTCGAATCAGTCGCGGATCGCCGGACCGAACTCGTTCTGATTGGGATCGGCTTTGATCAGCAGG
- a CDS encoding alpha/beta fold hydrolase, with protein sequence MERIVDTADGRFDTRLTGTGNVTFILDHGMMSSHYQWGWLRGELLKQGRVFEYSRLGYGRSTRGKTKRLFTQQADELERVLDLLDIKGPFVFIGHSLGAYISLELGRRRPDETAGIVLLDPSHPEVDAELPNWYERTQEEWNRFLYVLSHVRPLAWLIPDDLGARMFTSLPEADRIPMWRNMARKNHWRGTLDEWQAVEANNQHVLEVVEHIVPPVLVLSASDWAGGMPENWLNPELTKRINAAHERFAASLPDAEFHVIPDTNHYTIAGFSEEAAGTIVRLIRTAFFK encoded by the coding sequence ATGGAAAGGATTGTAGATACAGCAGACGGCCGCTTTGATACACGCTTGACAGGGACGGGGAATGTGACGTTCATCCTCGATCACGGAATGATGTCGAGTCATTACCAATGGGGCTGGCTCCGCGGGGAATTATTGAAACAGGGTCGCGTTTTCGAATATTCGCGGCTCGGTTACGGCCGATCGACCCGCGGTAAAACGAAACGGTTGTTTACGCAACAAGCGGATGAACTGGAACGGGTCCTTGATTTGCTGGACATCAAAGGACCGTTCGTCTTCATCGGGCATTCCCTCGGTGCCTATATCTCGCTTGAACTCGGACGCCGCCGACCGGACGAGACGGCAGGGATTGTCCTGCTTGATCCGTCGCATCCGGAAGTTGATGCCGAACTACCAAATTGGTATGAGCGGACGCAGGAGGAATGGAACCGCTTTTTGTATGTCTTGAGTCATGTCCGGCCACTCGCCTGGTTGATTCCGGATGACCTCGGCGCACGGATGTTCACCAGCCTGCCGGAGGCCGATCGGATTCCGATGTGGCGCAACATGGCACGGAAAAACCACTGGCGGGGGACGCTGGACGAGTGGCAGGCAGTCGAAGCGAATAATCAGCACGTCCTGGAAGTCGTCGAGCATATTGTGCCGCCGGTTCTCGTGTTATCCGCTTCGGACTGGGCCGGCGGGATGCCGGAAAACTGGCTGAACCCGGAACTGACGAAGCGGATTAATGCCGCACATGAACGGTTTGCTGCGAGTCTGCCGGACGCGGAATTCCATGTCATTCCGGACACGAATCATTATACGATTGCCGGATTTTCGGAGGAAGCCGCCGGAACGATCGTCCGCTTGATCCGAACTGCCTTTTTTAAATAA